One part of the Nymphaea colorata isolate Beijing-Zhang1983 chromosome 8, ASM883128v2, whole genome shotgun sequence genome encodes these proteins:
- the LOC116259640 gene encoding uncharacterized protein LOC116259640 isoform X2 — MIPILIQMNLPETCWKEEEVPCCILHSPLQYSDSQRFLQRVSAKAASASITTLMESTFECSEESGWTTILCDSLSQSNDGGDGSNSHVDDTEDDDSGDFGVDDEDDGSSSLASDACSHAYRDMESCFSHSGHSNAYGDIGVQETDGVATGGGLWYGYNDEGGGYGGGGRNYSLCCESKVGREKDSGASVKPEQEKKIFAAKSELQMQANAAKELN, encoded by the exons ATGATCCCCATCCTTATCCAAATGAATCTTCCCGAAACCTGTTGGAAAGAAGAGGAAGTTCCTTGCTGCATTCTGCATTCTCCCTTACAGTATTCAGACTCTCAGAGGTTTCTGCAGAGAGTTTCTGCTAAAGCTGCATCTGCTTCCATCACTACATTAATGGAGTCAACATTTGAATGCAGTGAGGAATCTGGGTGGACAACCATCTTGTGTGACTCTCTTAGTCAAAGTAATGATGGTGGTGACGGTTCTAATAGCCATGtagatgatactgaagatgatGATAGCGGTGATTTTGGTgttgacgatgaagatgatgGCAGCTCGTCTTTGGCTAGTGATGCATGCTCCCATGCTTATAGGGACATGGAAAGCTGCTTTAGCCACAGTGGGCATTCAAATGCTTATGGTGACATTGGTGTTCAAGAAACTGATGGTGTTGCTACTGGTGGTGGCTTGTGGTATGGTTATAACGATGAGGGTGGTGGATATGGTGGCGGTGGACGAAATTACAGTCTCTGCTGTGAGAGCAAAGTCGGCCGTGAGAAGGACAGTGGTGCTTCAGTTAAACCGGAGCAGGAAAAGAAGATATTTGCAGCAAAGTCTGAACTACAAATGCAAGCAAATGCTGCCAAG GAACTTAATTAA
- the LOC116259640 gene encoding uncharacterized protein LOC116259640 isoform X1: MIPILIQMNLPETCWKEEEVPCCILHSPLQYSDSQRFLQRVSAKAASASITTLMESTFECSEESGWTTILCDSLSQSNDGGDGSNSHVDDTEDDDSGDFGVDDEDDGSSSLASDACSHAYRDMESCFSHSGHSNAYGDIGVQETDGVATGGGLWYGYNDEGGGYGGGGRNYSLCCESKVGREKDSGASVKPEQEKKIFAAKSELQMQANAAKGLLVDDHNHGLIVNCQFGEAISRTSIFEAFKHQAQSETPYTFRKW, translated from the exons ATGATCCCCATCCTTATCCAAATGAATCTTCCCGAAACCTGTTGGAAAGAAGAGGAAGTTCCTTGCTGCATTCTGCATTCTCCCTTACAGTATTCAGACTCTCAGAGGTTTCTGCAGAGAGTTTCTGCTAAAGCTGCATCTGCTTCCATCACTACATTAATGGAGTCAACATTTGAATGCAGTGAGGAATCTGGGTGGACAACCATCTTGTGTGACTCTCTTAGTCAAAGTAATGATGGTGGTGACGGTTCTAATAGCCATGtagatgatactgaagatgatGATAGCGGTGATTTTGGTgttgacgatgaagatgatgGCAGCTCGTCTTTGGCTAGTGATGCATGCTCCCATGCTTATAGGGACATGGAAAGCTGCTTTAGCCACAGTGGGCATTCAAATGCTTATGGTGACATTGGTGTTCAAGAAACTGATGGTGTTGCTACTGGTGGTGGCTTGTGGTATGGTTATAACGATGAGGGTGGTGGATATGGTGGCGGTGGACGAAATTACAGTCTCTGCTGTGAGAGCAAAGTCGGCCGTGAGAAGGACAGTGGTGCTTCAGTTAAACCGGAGCAGGAAAAGAAGATATTTGCAGCAAAGTCTGAACTACAAATGCAAGCAAATGCTGCCAAG GGACTGTTAGTGGACGATCACAATCATGGTTTGATTGTAAATTGCCAATTCGGTGAAGCTATCTCAAGGACATCCATTTTTGAAGCCTTTAAACACCAGGCACAATCAGAAACGCCATATACGTTCAGGAAATGGTGA